The Snodgrassella alvi wkB2 genome window below encodes:
- a CDS encoding recombination-associated protein RdgC yields MWFKQLSIYPLNKDNLPNLETLVDKLTEAQFKPCMGLDWDSIGFASPVSFSPEMVFPAQNTWRIALKKEEKVLPAAVVRDILDEKINEIREAEGRNVGRKEKMELKETITDDLLPRAFTKSGKTEAIIDTQRGLLMINQANANRAEMLLTKLREALGGLEAKLPRTQQSPGSLMTEWLLRGDAAGHFELDCDCELKGLGDAAPVVRISHQDLTAEEVVNLVKNGKVVTQLGLCWQDRVRFVLTQDFTLKRIQFLDVIQEEAAGQGDDMQSITFASQILMAEALGDLLAELVHHLGGWLPE; encoded by the coding sequence ATGTGGTTTAAGCAATTAAGTATTTATCCGCTCAATAAAGACAATCTGCCGAATTTAGAAACTTTGGTTGATAAGCTGACCGAAGCTCAGTTTAAGCCGTGTATGGGATTGGATTGGGACAGTATTGGTTTTGCCAGTCCTGTATCGTTTAGCCCTGAGATGGTATTTCCGGCACAGAATACATGGCGCATTGCGCTCAAAAAAGAAGAAAAAGTATTACCGGCAGCCGTGGTGCGCGATATTCTTGACGAAAAAATTAATGAGATTCGTGAAGCTGAAGGGCGGAATGTCGGGCGTAAGGAGAAGATGGAGCTGAAAGAAACCATCACCGATGATTTGTTACCGCGTGCTTTTACTAAAAGTGGTAAAACAGAAGCCATTATTGATACTCAGCGCGGCTTATTAATGATTAATCAGGCCAATGCCAATCGTGCTGAAATGCTGCTTACGAAATTACGTGAGGCACTGGGCGGACTGGAAGCGAAGCTGCCACGCACTCAGCAGTCGCCTGGCAGTCTGATGACGGAATGGCTGTTAAGAGGAGATGCGGCCGGTCATTTTGAACTGGACTGTGATTGTGAACTCAAAGGATTAGGTGATGCTGCACCTGTAGTTCGTATCAGCCATCAGGATTTAACCGCAGAGGAAGTGGTTAATCTGGTCAAAAATGGTAAGGTTGTTACTCAGTTGGGGTTATGCTGGCAGGACAGAGTACGTTTTGTGCTGACGCAGGATTTTACTCTTAAACGTATTCAGTTTCTGGATGTGATTCAGGAGGAAGCTGCAGGGCAGGGAGACGATATGCAAAGTATAACCTTTGCATCACAAATACTGATGGCAGAAGCCTTAGGCGATCTGCTTGCTGAGCTGGTGCATCATTTGGGCGGTTGGTTACCGGAATAA
- a CDS encoding tellurite resistance TerB family protein yields the protein MAFYKMVIFTCIAIFFSLIIIFSNKKQKPPAPTSRNRIQKSSASQIAKPHQDNILSVETESEKSEYDSNTQQPYSQNNINSVIIELSTQYNNDKQSVNKNEDDELVTFTITSDNYSKKSEIQDIEDGRWLPQDSSITIQNRELNKGFIFYGSKLMGLNGYSSEDSLIDPALPVSKPVEIENETEFYTDATLCYWPSYSELSPQCRGIYLDWLASDRSHPNMPIGYVFLYFYGLERRIIANKNSIHLIDIKEYFEIFYEIIRLRKIYDSNYSFNNYSGNLLALMIYLRPAITKQLKNELFQFSNELFFKLILAVTVKNEKPVKASLALDWLDYTPEYYFRTAARRCKEEFRQLFFLKFNKHFPAGILIKPNKTRLKIDYQAANRSIGFCQWDNPNLPDPSILTKPLKSLIAIAELCTNLLGEYSRYLARENSSRNDITALTLLPAELFNKNDSAVIKQFRAWVNHVLLEQSGLASVKDFWKNINTELPKAINKKENELMQRMANKFGLTIIPDSRIQTIKINPEDKIVLHDSPDLVNFQPSAEFRYTELLIRLGVIVANIDGFIHEKEKELLKRFIDSNQNLQDTEKQYLQLFLLSCLNNTHGMQGLRDKIAKLDSNQRKIISHLLISIALADGDAAPAEIKQIEKLYTALGLDKFTVVNDIHTLSASSNKALQKQPLAASENNKTDTDKKSNIILDSAILKLHESETSDVQSLLSSIFTDIEEEPTVPQPELPDNQNLDSTHQQFLNILITREHWKRDEYIELCKKFNLLPDGAIETINEWAYECVDAPLIEENNDIYIDFEILTELQG from the coding sequence ATGGCATTTTATAAAATGGTGATTTTTACTTGTATAGCAATTTTTTTTTCATTAATAATCATCTTTTCCAATAAAAAGCAAAAACCACCAGCTCCAACATCACGCAATCGTATTCAGAAAAGCTCGGCTTCGCAAATAGCCAAACCTCATCAAGATAATATTTTGTCTGTAGAAACAGAATCTGAAAAATCAGAATATGATAGCAACACGCAACAACCCTATTCTCAAAATAATATCAATTCAGTTATTATCGAGTTATCGACTCAATATAATAATGATAAACAATCAGTTAATAAAAATGAAGATGATGAACTGGTAACTTTTACAATTACCTCCGATAATTATTCAAAAAAATCAGAAATTCAGGATATCGAAGACGGACGCTGGCTCCCGCAGGATAGTTCAATTACCATTCAAAACCGGGAATTGAACAAAGGATTTATTTTCTACGGCAGTAAATTAATGGGATTAAACGGATACAGTAGTGAAGATAGTTTGATTGATCCTGCTTTACCTGTGTCTAAACCAGTTGAAATTGAAAATGAGACTGAATTCTATACTGATGCTACATTATGCTATTGGCCAAGCTATTCAGAACTTTCTCCTCAATGTCGCGGGATATATTTAGATTGGCTGGCATCTGATCGTTCTCATCCCAATATGCCTATAGGCTATGTTTTCCTATATTTTTATGGTTTGGAACGTCGCATCATTGCCAATAAAAACTCTATTCATTTAATTGATATAAAAGAATATTTTGAGATATTTTATGAAATAATACGTTTACGAAAAATTTATGACAGTAATTATTCTTTTAATAATTATTCGGGCAATTTACTGGCATTAATGATCTATTTACGTCCAGCTATTACCAAACAGCTGAAAAATGAATTATTCCAATTTTCAAATGAATTATTTTTTAAACTGATACTGGCTGTAACAGTAAAAAATGAAAAACCTGTAAAGGCAAGCTTAGCGTTAGACTGGTTAGATTACACTCCTGAATATTATTTCAGAACAGCTGCACGACGCTGTAAAGAGGAGTTTCGACAGCTTTTTTTTCTGAAATTTAATAAACATTTTCCTGCGGGTATCCTGATTAAACCTAATAAGACAAGATTAAAAATCGACTATCAGGCTGCAAATCGCTCCATTGGTTTTTGCCAATGGGATAATCCCAATTTACCAGACCCAAGCATATTAACAAAACCTTTAAAAAGCTTGATTGCAATAGCGGAACTATGTACAAATTTACTGGGTGAATACAGCCGTTACTTAGCAAGAGAAAATTCTTCCCGTAACGATATTACTGCCCTAACTTTGTTGCCGGCAGAACTGTTTAATAAAAATGATTCTGCTGTAATTAAACAGTTCAGAGCATGGGTCAATCATGTCTTGCTGGAGCAGAGCGGTTTGGCTTCGGTAAAGGATTTTTGGAAAAATATCAATACCGAATTACCAAAAGCAATTAATAAAAAAGAAAATGAGCTGATGCAGCGGATGGCAAACAAATTTGGTTTAACTATAATACCTGACAGCCGCATTCAAACAATTAAAATCAATCCTGAAGATAAAATTGTACTACATGATTCTCCGGATTTAGTGAATTTTCAGCCCAGTGCAGAGTTTCGATATACTGAGCTATTAATAAGACTAGGCGTAATCGTAGCAAATATTGATGGTTTCATTCATGAGAAAGAAAAAGAATTACTAAAACGTTTTATAGATTCTAATCAAAATTTACAAGATACAGAAAAACAGTATTTACAACTTTTTTTATTATCGTGTTTGAATAATACTCATGGCATGCAAGGTTTAAGAGATAAAATAGCAAAACTTGATTCCAACCAAAGAAAAATTATTAGTCATCTGCTCATTTCCATTGCTCTGGCAGACGGTGATGCAGCACCTGCTGAAATCAAACAGATTGAAAAATTATACACTGCTTTAGGGTTAGACAAATTTACCGTAGTCAATGACATTCACACACTATCAGCATCCTCCAACAAAGCTCTGCAAAAACAACCATTAGCAGCATCAGAAAATAATAAAACTGATACAGATAAAAAAAGCAATATTATCCTTGACTCGGCTATTCTTAAACTGCATGAAAGCGAAACCAGTGATGTGCAATCGTTACTAAGCTCTATATTTACTGATATTGAAGAAGAACCGACAGTACCTCAGCCTGAATTGCCGGATAACCAGAATCTTGATAGCACTCATCAACAGTTCTTAAACATTTTGATTACAAGAGAACATTGGAAGCGTGATGAATATATTGAATTATGCAAAAAATTTAATTTATTGCCCGACGGTGCAATTGAAACCATAAACGAATGGGCCTATGAATGTGTAGATGCACCACTTATAGAAGAAAATAATGATATTTATATAGATTTTGAAATATTAACTGAATTACAAGGATAA
- the dcd gene encoding dCTP deaminase, whose protein sequence is MSIKSDKWIRRMSEEHGMIEPFEPNQIKQLNGEKIISYGTSSYGYDIRCAREFKIFTNINSTIVDPKNFDTRNFVTVEDDFCIIPPNSFALARTVEYFRIPRNVLTVCLGKSTYARCGIIVNVTPFEPEWEGYVTLEFSNTTPLPAKIYANEGVAQVLFFESDEECATSYKDRAGKYMGQTGVTLPKA, encoded by the coding sequence ATGAGTATTAAGTCAGACAAATGGATACGCCGTATGAGTGAAGAGCACGGCATGATTGAACCGTTTGAACCTAATCAGATTAAGCAGTTAAACGGTGAAAAAATCATTTCCTATGGTACTTCCAGCTATGGCTACGATATTCGCTGTGCACGCGAATTCAAGATTTTTACTAATATCAACAGTACTATTGTAGACCCGAAAAATTTTGATACGCGTAATTTTGTAACTGTTGAAGACGACTTTTGCATCATTCCGCCTAATTCGTTTGCTTTGGCACGTACTGTGGAATATTTCCGTATCCCGCGCAATGTTCTGACTGTTTGTCTGGGTAAATCCACTTATGCACGTTGCGGTATTATCGTTAATGTCACGCCATTTGAACCTGAATGGGAAGGCTATGTAACTCTGGAATTTTCCAATACCACGCCATTACCGGCAAAGATTTATGCTAATGAAGGGGTGGCACAGGTATTGTTTTTTGAAAGTGATGAAGAGTGCGCTACTTCTTATAAGGATCGTGCCGGTAAATATATGGGGCAGACGGGCGTAACTTTACCTAAAGCTTGA
- a CDS encoding DEAD/DEAH box helicase — MQSYHLLNQKVKKWIYQQGWNSLREIQQLAIAPILAGKTDVLISASTAAGKTEAAFLPACSKCMEIQNGVSILYISPLKALINDQYRRLYSLTKVLSMQLTPWHGDIPANQKTKFKKSPSGILLITPESLESMLLNDSGWFRKAFQSLQYIIIDEFHAFIGQERGIQLLSLLTRTEHLIGKLKTPVPRIALSATLGDLNSVPLSLRPNQRLHCQIIRETHAHSSLKLQVRGYIDQSKQDEIENRFSKTTNTVTDQICQDIFRFCRGSNNLVFVNSRPKCEKIAVCLSDMCEQKNLPNEFFPHHGSLAKSFRESLEQRLQKSSLPTTAICTMTLELGIDIGKVNSVIQIGSPHSVSSLRQRVGRSGRRGNSSILRMLIAGTKKTETSNFIDLLHLELIQALAMVRLLISSNWFEPVDNGLLHFSTLLHQILSVLAQWGGIRIEQLYQLLCKEGPFQNVTTSQFKSLLRHMGSEQLIGQAHNDILILGVNGEKLVNHYTFYSVFQTPLEYRVITKNKTLGSIPVTNILIKGQNIIFAGQRWQIISIDISDKIILVDKTKGGVPPTFQNNSLNIHETIRKEMYQILCDEDFRISAANGKADFTDNNAKNLFIESCRFFKYFKLSTERLIQYDNTVYILTWEGDKLINTLFALLHRKDLTLAINNGIILVYDKSIEDVEKILKQLAEEDFGEDWALAQLVPEQKQEKFDSYLPKHLLLMKYARQAFDLQATKKWLQQFAHTKPEITKT; from the coding sequence ATGCAAAGCTATCATTTACTAAACCAAAAAGTAAAGAAGTGGATTTACCAGCAAGGTTGGAATAGCCTGCGAGAAATTCAGCAACTTGCTATTGCTCCGATACTTGCTGGAAAAACCGATGTACTAATTAGTGCCTCAACAGCTGCAGGCAAAACAGAAGCTGCATTTTTGCCTGCCTGTAGTAAATGCATGGAAATACAAAATGGAGTAAGTATCTTATATATCAGTCCATTAAAGGCATTGATTAATGACCAGTATCGTCGCCTTTATAGTCTGACGAAAGTGCTGTCGATGCAACTTACCCCATGGCACGGAGATATTCCTGCAAACCAGAAAACTAAATTTAAAAAATCTCCCTCTGGTATTCTGCTAATTACACCAGAATCGTTAGAATCAATGCTTCTCAATGATTCTGGCTGGTTCCGAAAAGCTTTTCAGTCATTGCAATATATCATTATTGATGAATTTCATGCTTTTATCGGTCAAGAAAGAGGCATACAATTATTATCATTGCTAACTCGTACTGAACACCTTATAGGCAAGCTAAAAACACCAGTTCCACGCATTGCCTTAAGTGCTACATTAGGCGATTTAAACAGTGTTCCTCTGTCGCTACGACCAAATCAAAGACTCCATTGCCAGATAATTCGCGAAACCCATGCTCATTCTTCACTTAAATTACAAGTACGTGGCTATATTGATCAATCTAAACAGGATGAGATAGAAAATCGTTTTTCTAAAACTACTAATACTGTTACAGATCAAATTTGTCAGGACATATTTCGCTTTTGCCGCGGTAGTAACAATCTTGTTTTTGTTAATAGCCGACCAAAGTGTGAAAAAATTGCTGTTTGCCTGAGTGATATGTGTGAGCAAAAAAATCTGCCGAATGAATTTTTCCCGCATCATGGCTCTTTAGCAAAATCATTTCGGGAATCCTTAGAACAACGTTTACAGAAAAGTTCACTTCCTACTACTGCAATTTGCACCATGACTCTTGAATTAGGAATTGATATTGGTAAAGTTAATTCGGTTATACAAATAGGTAGCCCGCATTCAGTTTCTAGTTTGCGACAGCGGGTAGGACGAAGTGGCAGACGTGGCAATTCATCAATATTACGGATGTTAATAGCTGGAACAAAAAAAACAGAAACATCTAATTTTATCGATTTATTACATCTGGAATTAATTCAAGCTTTAGCGATGGTACGTCTGTTAATCAGCAGTAACTGGTTTGAACCAGTCGATAACGGCTTGCTTCATTTCTCAACACTTTTGCATCAAATTTTGTCTGTACTTGCTCAATGGGGTGGTATCCGGATAGAACAGCTTTACCAATTATTATGCAAGGAAGGACCTTTTCAAAACGTTACCACATCTCAGTTTAAAAGTTTACTCAGACATATGGGTTCAGAGCAATTAATTGGCCAGGCACACAACGATATTCTGATTTTAGGCGTAAATGGTGAAAAACTTGTTAACCATTATACTTTTTATAGTGTCTTCCAAACTCCGCTTGAGTATCGGGTAATAACCAAAAACAAAACGCTAGGATCTATACCTGTCACGAATATACTCATAAAAGGACAAAATATCATTTTTGCTGGCCAGCGCTGGCAAATAATCAGCATTGATATTTCAGATAAAATCATTTTAGTTGATAAAACAAAAGGAGGAGTTCCTCCGACATTTCAAAATAATAGTTTAAATATTCATGAAACTATCCGTAAGGAAATGTATCAAATATTATGTGATGAAGATTTCAGGATATCAGCTGCAAACGGGAAAGCAGATTTTACCGATAATAATGCTAAAAACCTGTTTATTGAAAGCTGTCGTTTTTTTAAATATTTTAAACTTTCTACAGAAAGATTAATCCAGTACGATAACACAGTGTATATATTAACGTGGGAAGGAGACAAACTTATTAATACTCTCTTTGCCCTTTTACATCGGAAAGATCTGACCCTAGCGATAAATAATGGAATAATTTTAGTATATGATAAATCAATTGAAGATGTAGAAAAAATATTAAAACAACTTGCTGAAGAAGATTTTGGTGAAGATTGGGCACTTGCACAACTTGTTCCAGAACAAAAACAGGAAAAATTTGACTCTTATCTTCCTAAACATTTGTTATTAATGAAATATGCCCGTCAGGCTTTTGATCTACAAGCAACAAAAAAATGGTTACAGCAATTTGCTCATACAAAACCAGAAATTACTAAAACATAA
- a CDS encoding phosphoethanolamine transferase, which translates to MMQSKWVLSSNRAILLLSIYILLIFNIGFWSYLFQHVTLKNNVIFWFTVPVLMLAAMNFCMQLLFWPYLHWLMVPLLLLLGSAVSYAVMMQHIYFDANMLQNIMQTNIGEAGAWLTPQFWMWLGITGLLPAQWYCWGVNIHYTKPWYREFGKRIVVIIASLITVFTVILLAYGSYISFFRNNKTVNHLIVPTNFVGAAVKTAYNTYDAHQPLQRIGMDASHQRHGNKRLLILVIGETTRAQNWGLNGYQRQTTPELAAMANQVVNFPHVSSCGTATAVSLPCLFSNMPRQHYQANLAKHQEGLLDVLQRSGVAVSWRDNDGGCKGVCDRIRHLDVRDWAPNLKCNSDGCLDESLLINLHGMITNMPNDAVLVLHTMGSHGPAYYQRYPEAFRRFTPTCDTNQIQQCTREQLRNTYDNTVLYTDHILAEIIKLLQNESGLASAMWYFSDHGESLGENGIYLHATPYAIAPEEQTRVPMLFWANHDFAEISNLDMNCLRRHAHQQEFSHDNIFHSVLGLMDVKTSEYQTQLDLFASCRKNNFNY; encoded by the coding sequence ATGATGCAGTCGAAATGGGTATTAAGCAGCAATCGGGCCATATTATTGCTCAGTATTTATATCTTATTGATCTTTAATATAGGTTTCTGGAGCTATCTGTTTCAGCATGTAACCCTGAAAAATAATGTTATTTTCTGGTTTACCGTGCCTGTTCTGATGCTGGCAGCAATGAATTTTTGTATGCAGTTGTTATTCTGGCCATATTTACACTGGTTGATGGTGCCATTGCTTCTGTTGCTGGGTTCAGCTGTAAGCTATGCAGTGATGATGCAGCATATTTATTTTGATGCCAATATGCTGCAAAACATTATGCAAACTAATATAGGTGAAGCCGGTGCCTGGCTGACACCTCAATTCTGGATGTGGCTGGGCATTACCGGCTTATTGCCGGCGCAGTGGTATTGCTGGGGTGTTAATATTCACTATACAAAACCATGGTATCGTGAATTCGGCAAACGAATTGTTGTCATAATTGCTTCTTTGATTACGGTTTTTACAGTTATTCTGCTTGCGTATGGCAGTTATATTTCTTTTTTCCGAAATAATAAAACTGTGAATCATTTAATAGTGCCCACTAATTTTGTCGGAGCAGCAGTAAAAACAGCTTATAACACATATGATGCTCATCAGCCTTTGCAACGCATAGGAATGGATGCCAGTCATCAGCGTCATGGGAATAAACGGTTATTGATACTGGTGATAGGTGAAACCACGCGCGCTCAGAATTGGGGATTGAATGGTTATCAGCGTCAGACTACGCCAGAGCTTGCTGCTATGGCTAATCAGGTTGTCAATTTCCCTCATGTTAGTTCGTGTGGTACAGCAACTGCTGTGTCTTTACCCTGCCTTTTCTCGAATATGCCACGCCAGCATTATCAGGCTAATCTGGCAAAACATCAGGAAGGGCTGCTGGATGTTTTGCAACGTTCAGGAGTTGCAGTAAGCTGGCGTGATAATGATGGCGGGTGTAAAGGTGTATGTGACCGTATCCGTCATCTGGATGTGCGGGACTGGGCTCCGAATTTGAAATGTAATAGTGATGGTTGTCTGGATGAAAGCCTGTTAATTAATTTACACGGTATGATTACTAATATGCCTAATGATGCTGTACTGGTATTGCATACAATGGGTAGTCATGGTCCCGCTTATTATCAGCGTTATCCTGAGGCATTCCGGCGCTTTACACCGACGTGTGATACGAATCAGATTCAGCAATGTACAAGGGAGCAATTGCGTAATACATATGATAATACGGTGCTGTATACAGACCATATACTGGCAGAAATAATTAAGTTATTACAAAATGAATCCGGTCTGGCCAGTGCGATGTGGTATTTTTCTGATCATGGAGAATCTTTGGGTGAAAACGGTATATATCTGCATGCAACACCCTATGCCATTGCACCGGAAGAGCAAACCCGTGTACCTATGCTGTTCTGGGCAAACCATGATTTTGCCGAAATCAGTAATCTGGATATGAACTGCTTACGCCGGCATGCGCATCAGCAAGAATTTTCACATGATAATATTTTTCATTCAGTATTGGGACTAATGGATGTGAAAACCAGTGAATACCAAACTCAGCTGGATTTATTCGCATCGTGCCGGAAAAATAACTTTAATTATTGA
- a CDS encoding ATP-binding protein, producing MTEKKIRAKERDAIIQSLKAGVTPKIGIQYIQVGRVNELKAMIQDIQRIEDGGAAFRLIIGDYGSGKTFFMSVVRAIALERKFVTLHADLSPDRRLHATGGQAKNLYSELMKNMSTRNKPDGNALTSVVEKFITQVQKEAESNDYSVEKVIHKRLTAISEMVGGYDFAKVIEIYWKASEEDNEHLKACAIKWLRAEYSTKTDARNDLGVRTIISDAFFYDALKIMSLFVRQAGYSGLLVNLDEMVNLYKLSNTQARKSNYEQILRILNDCLQGNAEYIGFLLGGTPEFLLDPYKGLYSYEALQTRLAENNFAKQADVIDYSSPALHLACLSPEELYILLKNLRHIYASGDSTKYLVPDDSLTAFLIHCNQTIGEAYFKTPRNTIKAFLDMLTVIEQHPEISWQQLLESLKIEEEKNSDMEIEIENDDNLTDFRL from the coding sequence ATGACAGAAAAAAAAATCAGAGCAAAAGAAAGAGATGCAATTATTCAATCCCTGAAAGCAGGTGTTACCCCGAAAATCGGTATTCAGTATATACAGGTGGGAAGAGTTAATGAATTAAAAGCCATGATACAAGATATCCAGCGTATAGAAGATGGAGGAGCTGCTTTCAGGCTGATTATTGGTGACTATGGTTCAGGCAAAACTTTTTTTATGAGTGTAGTAAGAGCAATTGCACTGGAACGGAAATTTGTAACATTACATGCAGATTTATCTCCAGACAGACGCCTGCATGCTACTGGTGGTCAGGCCAAAAATCTCTACTCAGAATTAATGAAAAATATGTCTACACGTAATAAACCTGATGGAAACGCCCTGACCAGTGTTGTAGAAAAATTCATTACCCAAGTTCAGAAAGAAGCAGAAAGCAACGACTACAGTGTAGAGAAAGTTATTCATAAAAGACTCACAGCCATATCTGAAATGGTTGGAGGTTATGATTTTGCCAAAGTTATTGAAATATATTGGAAAGCAAGCGAAGAGGATAATGAACATTTAAAAGCTTGTGCGATTAAATGGTTAAGAGCAGAATACAGCACCAAAACCGATGCCCGCAATGATTTAGGGGTGAGGACCATTATTTCCGACGCTTTTTTTTACGATGCTTTAAAAATAATGAGTCTATTTGTACGACAGGCTGGTTATAGCGGATTATTGGTTAATCTGGACGAAATGGTAAATTTATATAAGCTAAGCAATACACAGGCCAGAAAATCTAATTATGAGCAAATACTACGCATATTAAATGATTGCTTACAGGGAAATGCTGAATATATTGGCTTCTTATTAGGTGGAACACCTGAATTTCTGCTTGATCCTTACAAAGGCTTATATAGTTATGAAGCATTGCAAACAAGACTTGCAGAAAATAATTTTGCTAAACAAGCAGACGTAATCGATTACTCATCCCCAGCATTACATTTAGCCTGTCTTTCCCCTGAAGAATTATATATTTTACTAAAAAATCTTCGGCATATTTATGCCTCAGGAGACAGTACTAAATACCTTGTCCCAGATGATTCTTTAACGGCATTTCTGATTCATTGTAACCAAACCATCGGAGAAGCCTATTTCAAAACGCCACGTAACACTATTAAGGCATTTTTGGATATGCTTACCGTTATAGAACAACATCCAGAGATTTCATGGCAGCAACTACTTGAATCACTCAAAATAGAAGAAGAAAAAAACTCTGATATGGAAATAGAAATTGAAAATGATGATAATCTGACAGATTTCAGACTGTAA
- a CDS encoding DMT family protein, protein MIYLIKRSSIYIHHIIMHYLIVICLLTASNLVMTTAWYWHIKPNNYQFPLWRIILISWGIALFEYCLAVPANHLGAHWGIKPFQLKIIQEVVTLVVFTLFAILYLKDEFRLNYLISFGFILGAVYFAFKR, encoded by the coding sequence ATGATTTATCTTATTAAGAGATCATCAATTTATATACATCACATCATTATGCATTACTTAATTGTTATTTGTTTGCTCACAGCATCCAACCTGGTCATGACTACTGCATGGTACTGGCATATTAAACCCAATAATTACCAATTTCCGCTCTGGCGGATTATTTTGATTAGTTGGGGAATTGCTCTATTTGAATATTGTCTTGCAGTGCCTGCCAATCATCTGGGAGCACATTGGGGGATTAAACCATTTCAACTGAAGATTATTCAGGAAGTAGTGACACTGGTCGTATTTACTCTGTTTGCGATTCTTTATTTAAAGGATGAGTTCAGACTTAACTATTTAATCAGCTTCGGCTTTATTCTTGGTGCAGTGTATTTTGCTTTTAAACGCTAA